tctgttttctttcttcgctcgattAGTTTCTAGAATAGAAATTGTTCCGTTTTCTTTCATCATGTCTACTCTCTTAACTCGACGAGtagattcttttattttcgattcgatgCTTCGTCTTAAATACTGTTTTCTATCTTCGATTATTCTCTAGAATAGAAActgttttgttttctttcattttgtcTACGCAATCTCTTGTTCCTTCGTATCGCAATCGGTCAATGTATATAACTAGTTTTGCGTCGAAAACTTTCAACAACACTCTTTCTATCGTACTAAgactattttttgtttctttcaaacCGAAATGACCGAAACAATGATCTTTACGAAGAATCAAGAGCACAAAGGAACGAATCGATCAATATTATCTACAGTTGCGCCAGATACTTCGAGCAATGCCTTTTTACATCCGAGACGACCACTTTACGGTATGTAGGCTAGACAGGAAGCTCGAAGCGCGCATAATTATACGGCGATGTTGCGACAAACTAATTGTAAGTCAATTCAGGGGATACTTGGAGTAATGTAATTAGTAATCGCCACAGAAGCTCGGTTAATTGGCAGACGATGTAAAAATTACTTACTTGCGATTGGGATGCATGCTCGGCAGCAGTTTTCACTAGGACATCCCTCGGGGAAGACGCGCCCTCTTCGTGATAACTGCCTCGGTACACGCGACCGAATGTGCCTTCCATTTCGATGCTGAGAAGGCGTACCCTGCATCTGTAACAAGTGCGGAACAAGGTTGCCTCAACATTCGTGACTTCCAGCATCGAACGAACCGACAATTATTCTGTACAAACTTTGAGATTCCGTTTCTCGAAATTGCCGAGAAGCCGAACCGATCGCCTAATTACCGGAATGAAAGCGAACCCAGGCCGTCGATGCACCATCGAGGCATCGAAACGAGTTAAACGTGCTCGACATCTCTTACGAAATACAGCGAGATTTGGTTACAACGAGCCGAcgggaaaaattaacgaaacttgTAACGATTGCAATTTACACGCGCATTTACTCGCTTTTATTTTGAACCTACCGGGCGAACGTATCGTATCGAGTTCAGAGAACGttgagaaacgtcgaaacgaaatttttcaaacgaagacCGAATTTAAGATTCACGGACAAGAGGATTGATAGAAAGTGTGGTTAACTATCgatcacggagaaataaattacattttttagagagattgttctttttctttgttttatacgatatttattttcgaacgagaTTTACTTTCCAACGATTTTCTCGTgaatggaaactcgcgcgagaaAACATTCATTTCTCGCGCAGGTTATTTTTTCACGAGGAATGGGTATCCCTTTCGCGATCATGCCGCGCATTCACGGCCCAGTTTGCGAATGAACAGTGATTTAAAGTCTCGGGggggaaaactttgttctccttCGAATCCAAACTGCACAAAAATAGAACTGCCGGGCATTTGTGTAAGCGTTTCTAAAAGCAGGCGCGTTTGATAATTCtctactcgatcgatcgttgaacgGTTTCTCCGGCGTTTTCAGTGTACTCAAACACGTAGGATGTCAAGATTCTTTTATTCTGCTTCCAGAGCGATCCACTTAACCTGAAAACacgaggcaggcaggcaggcaggcaggcaggcttCCTTTGAAGCTCGCCAGAGCTTCGCGAAGGTAAATCGTTGGAGTTGTGAGACTCGAGATCCTAAACGATGCTGAAATCCCTAAAGCCAATTATGtagatattttataattaagggTACTCGTTAAAACCATATTTTATTAGCATTTTAAGGTGATAATTGATGTTTGATTTTATAACAGTACCTTTAACCGCATCACGGTACTTATGTACTTGAGTTATTCAATATTCGTGTATATTtatgcacatatatatatatagaatcgATCTTAATCTCTTCTAtgtaaacgaaaaatgtttattaaaccaaaattttaatttttaatacttcCAGCCATGCGTTGTGCAGACGTTTTAATAATggtaatcaaaatttttgtagaattGATTCCATTTTGTATTCAATATCTTTACGTGTAccaatattttactatttaaaaAGGTATCGAGTAGAGATAAACGAAACGCTGTACGAATATAAAGAACAAGAGAAGGAATCCAAGTTAGAATTTGGAgtatttcatttcgttcgacAAACTTCTTTAACAGGTTAAAATCAGGGCTGTGTTTACGCGTGCAATTTTtctatattcgagtactcgaatttgaaaatgaatgcgattattttcgaataatcgGTCGACTAGTACCGAAAAGGTTGATTTAAAGTTCTAATCACCTTTGAACTGTGATTTCCTGAATTCTTTCGTGTAATTCTCGGCTAGGTCGATCGTCCAATCGTCTGTAAGTCGAAGTGGAAGTTGCAGATGCTGGTGGTGGTGTTTCGGAAGACAAAAATGTCTGCGCAGGTCCTACTCCTGTACTTCGTTCCACACTGCACGCAGAACTGAGTCCTCTCGATTCtctacaaaaataaaaacagcATCGTTCGCAACGAAACCAAACGTAAATCTCACTaaattagaatagtaattttttattcCAGAAACACAACGGAATTACTACTACACTGTCTGTATCTTTAtggaaaattaaagaaagaagaTAACAATAAACGataggaagaaatttttcgttttctaTACATTTCAAACACATAATAATACAAAACGTCATTTTCTTTCCGTCTTCGATATTGCGTAACGAAAGTTCAATCACGATTAAAATACATTTCGTATTTTCAATTCGTCGAATATACTACGACTCTATTCGCAAGTTTCTAATTGGACCAGTTACATTTTTTCACAAAGAATTTGTGCCTTCCCTTTCGTACTGTGATTTCCAACGTTGTATCCCGGTGAATTCACACGAGTCTCTggcgtttcgttgaaattttaataacagaGCGCAAGTTCCGCGAAAGAGGAAGAAAGTTGACTTACTGGAGAGGGTCACGATGCCTTCTGGCCTTCTTGTCCCTTACATAGTAAGCGATAACCAGAACAAGAATGGCAGCGATGAAGGCGCAAGCGCAACCGATGGCGGCGTAAAACACTTGTCCACCGGAAGTAGTCCCAGAAGCAGCGACGAGAACCTCTTCTGCTCCTACGTTGCTCTTATCTTTCAAGCATATTTTTTTCCGCCTGAAGTCTAGACTGGTCGTGTTTCGTCTCGATAAAGAGACATTGATCCGTAGACTGAGATCGACTTCCGCGTCGTACGGGCCGCAATGCAACGCCAAAGCCCAAGTTTGGAGCCCGCCGACCGGAATTTCGCCGGCTTGAGATATATTTAGAGAACTGCTCAAAGCCGATGGATTGCTGATGTCCACCGACATCGCGTACGGCAACTGGAAACACAGGAATACTCTCAATCTTCCCTCGCAACTTTATTCTTACTTGCACGCTTCATCGCACATTTACGCAGCAttgttatcttttttttttttttttacatcggcAAAATTTGGTGGCAGAGACGGGTAAAATTTTCATCCGTGTAAAATTAAGAACAAAGACAAACGACATTTCGATAGAGTCActcttcgaatgaaaaatagatTTTGAATCGCAGAATGAAAAAGTAACAATTTTGCCCATCTCTGTTTTCCAGCGGTGGTAacaatttttgataattatttaattattggtATATACACCAAACTGAAAGAAGTACACTAAAGAATATGCGAAAGAGAAAAAttgatgtgtttttttttttttttaaatcaaggGATGATTGTATCCGTTTAAACCGTACCGTAACATCAACGAAACGTACTTTCGTATCGCGGACGAGTAACTGGAAAagtgtagaatttttcaaaacgttCCCAAGTCGCTTAACTTTCGTTACGAGGTGTACACGGTCGTGGGCAGAGGTCGAGCCAGCACTATCGTGACACCCTCTCCCCTACACCCTACACCCGAGGTTCACGTTGCGCACGATACCCAGCCGACGGCTGCAGAAAAAGATACACCATAAATGCAAATCCTCGAAAACTCCTAATCTACATAGAAACAACAGGCTGCGCGGACACGAGGAGAAGAAAGGTGAGGAGACCGGGGCACGACGGAACGGTGCAAGGGTATTTGTTTCGGAACACCGTGGCAACGTGGAGCGTATAGGACgagaaacaaatggaacaaAGTCGAAGGACGTAAGGGACGAGCTGCTACTGCTCGCTCGTAATCACGCGAGCGTTGAACCTTCCTATAATCTGAAACGTACCATTCTCGGAAGACAATTTGCGCCCAACGGTGGGCAAAGTGAATCTAGAGGACCGCGGGCAAAAGAGGAGCCCGAAGGAACAGAGCAAGGAGGAAGTAGAGAGGAGAGGAACCGAGCGGGGAACCAAGACGGGGGAGAAGAGGAGAGCAGAGAACCGAGGAGGATTCGGTAGAAGAGGAAAGGCTAGACCAAAGAAAGAGGAGTTCTTCGGGGGGGAGTGCAACTCGCAGCTGATTACCAGCTCGCAATGATGATCGGTTCCCAACTAGCCGCGGAGAAGGTACCTCGTCAACCTGCCGAGGCTTGTCGCTACTACCATGCTACTCTACGCTCCACGGCTGCTCAACCGTTGCGGTATTTTACGACCGCGAGCAGCCAACTACGCGCTGACAATGAATGCCTCTGTAAACCGGCTAACCGTTCGATTTAAACTGTCAGGAATTTTTACGATTCGTGCCTCCCTCCCGGTACCGCTCCTAGCGATCTAGGATCTCGCGAGCGACTCGCCAAACAACGAGTCGCGtgacattttacaaattttactgaATTTTACTCACGGCACTGTAACGAATCATTTGACGTTCGTGTATTTCGATATTTACGCGCACCGAACGAATACGTCGAGCATTTTTTAAACACTCGAAGGCTACGAGTACAATTCGGGTATTCGAATGATCGAGTATTCGATTCTTGTCActcgaatatttcagtattcgaatattattattcgaataggaACGTATTCGTGTACTTGCTCTAGATATGGGATTACTCGAATTTTTCCGCCCTCGAATATCCAAGTACTGGAGTTATATTCGCGTGAATATTTGAATCGCGAGAGTATTCGAATGCAGGAGAATTCGACGAGTAATCTCGAGCTTAGCGCACAATGGTTCCTTTTCGGAGAATTACGTGCAAAGTATTCCGCTAAGAAAGCTTCGTGACTCATAAACATACTGCATagagcaactggagcagcaccGGGATGAAGTATATCGCAGGTATTAAAACCTGATAGGACCGGTTCGAATGCCGTATGAATACtttaacgaacgaaaatagTCGTTATATGTATAATTGAACGCTAACTGGAGAAGTTTAATCGCTACAGAGCGATCGTGCTTTTATCGACCAGTAATTCGTTCATAAATGGATGgcgtaagaaagaaacgaacgagaaactagTTTAAATGCTACTTCTAAGAAATACGAgaggttaaataaattttaacgataaattcTTCATCGGAAAAATGTACCTGGGTGGATGTAAACATTCTTATACTTTGTGCAGAGATAACCTGTAGTATTTGGAACgcttaatttattaattggatAATCAGTGTCTTGAAACCGATTATTAGATCGAGGAATTTATGCATTCATGGCGTATGCTGATACGATAAACATACGTAAATCGTATGCAGAAGATACGCACTTATGCAAAGCTGaaaatttacattattatatcaatttataaaatatttatctacACACGTTTTGCATGTGCTTTCCTCGTTTtacgaatgcataaaatttgcaATCCACTCGTTGTGTATGTACATATCTACGAAAAAAATCGATGAGACAGCGAACGAAATATACAATAGATTATGTATACGATTTATTAATATACCTGTacatatcgaaataaaatattttgcgaagattattttcgaaaagaatgCGTAAAATCGGAGAAGAAATCAACATCGCTACGTACATATCGCCAGAGGGTATAAACTTCAAGGTCGTTTGAAAGTCGTGTTGTTCTGGATCATTGGATTCGGTTCAATGTGAAATAAAATGTCGCGCAAAGTGTACAGTCTCtgactcgaaacgagaaacggattaacgaaaggAGTacatttctaaataaaaagTTGATAATTTTCCAACAAAGCAGACGCAACATTTGCCAAACAATGTGCCGACAAACTTTTCACGAAAAATTACTGGACATTTCGCATAGTAACGATTTGTATTACCGAAAGAGTTCAAGGTATTCCAATCTCAAAACACAATTACTTACAAGTGTGTGTCGCTGTTCCGTTACTTTGAACACGCCATTactattttcaaagttatttcACGAAATAAAGTAgcgtaattatattaaaaaaaaaaaatgcgacaACACATTACTTGAAATAACATCTCGACGAAGTACCCAAGCGTGGTACTATTCAATGTTCCATCTCTCTATGGTACATCAATTCAAAAGTATGCAACGAATTTGTCGAAGGGAACAATACGTGTAGTTGAAAAGTGGCCGGTTTGATTGGCAGGCAGCCGGTGCCCCTAAGTAGCGTTCGGGACACTCGGTTTTGTCGCGGAGGTGACGGATGTCTCGACGTTGGTCATCAGTTTCCAGCTTTCCGTCTCTCCTTCTTTCTCTTCCTTCCAACGAGACAGCTCGGAGAAGTGGCTGGACCACTTTGTCCTACTCTCgggtttgttctttttttctgcACATCGTCGACGAGTCAATCCGACACCGTGCCGCATTCTGCCCACTTTTCGCCGCTACTTTGTCAAAGTACCGTCATCGTCAACGGGTACGTACCGGTAGAAATTGTTTTCTCAATGCGAACTGATGATTCATCGGTTGTTACCTCCCGAGCAGCTTCAATCGGCGCGTACACgttcaatatttttccaaacgatACTATTAACTTCCGtcgaaaaaattcgataattcgaAGAGTCGAAAGGGATTTACCAAGTCATTGCGTATATACGAAGTACGCGCATAATAAGTCGGTATGATTACTATGCTTTTCCTCTTCCGCGTGGTCTTTCGAAATGTCTGCTGGAACCTTCTCAACCGAGTGTATTGAATTTTCTTGGAATCTTAAGCATTCGTAACCTTAAAAATCTTAAATCCGAAGATTCTACGTAGATAAAATGAAGTTGCCTTGAACCTTTCggaactttcaaaaatttcccgTATCTTTCGCGTTCCGTAATTAAtagtatataaaatatgtagAACGAGATGGAtaatcgatttttaaaatatacaagACCCACGCCGAtggaaataaaattctactcgATGGATCCAATAACGTTCATCGAATACGTTTAGAGtgtacgaaaataatttataatttttttctaaattgaccatcgagaagaaaaaagccctgtaaaaaaaaaacacactttCACACCCTGCTCATCGACTCGTTTCATCCTTTTTTCTAAACCGTGTTTCGTTCGAGCATTATTACAAAATGGACTCCCGGTTCAACTCGGAAGAGATCACGCTTCGGGGCATTAATTTCCCCAGGAAAAAGTCACGGGAATTCCGTCTCGTGGATCTTATTGCTACAATATTGCATATTAAATCACATTTCTCATAAATGTACAGTCCCCGTTCATTTCAGCCGACCCACTCGCTGTCAGCACGGTATTAACTCGAGCGGTACGACTCGGTTAATAAATCGCGAGAGGGACGACGCGATTCGTTGTTGAAAATTGTCTCTCGAGCCGCGATCGgaaaatttaaaacgattcgtGGGACGAGAAGGTCCTTATCGGTTAGAAAGCCGCACGGTAAATTCATTTCGTCGAAGCGACGAATATCGAGGGAAATGCTACGCCTATTGGTCTCGTGTCGCGGTAGTGGGGGGCGACCGGAGCGACATGCCTCGATAATCCGAGTAAGTACGCCCCGAAAGGacgcgaaagaaacggggatcaaGGATCGAGCAAAATGTTCCGAATGGTTGCTCGGTGTCCGTCCAAGCTTGAAACTCGCGGGGGACTTATCCAGCCAAAGGTTTCCACGTCTGCGAGATCGCGCGAAGAAGACGCGGATTCCTCCTGGTCGACTTTGATCCGGCGCTCGGAGGAATCAAAGAAACGTAAATGAGGAATAAAGCACGCGGAAGATACGAGGCGCTTCAAGAGCTCCGCGGTGCCCCTCTCTCCATTAACGTTTCGCGTTTCCTTCCATCTCAAAGTCCGCTCGCGTTTTTCTCCcgactttctcttttttttttccttctttttctttttttttttcgctctcctttttccttcctttttttttcatacccAACGTTTTCCCTCTGACGATTTACATCGAAGAGAACCGCGGCGTCCGCGCCTCTTTGTGAAACTTACCGGCCTGCCGGCGAGATTTTCCCAAGTGAAATGCAGCTTGTGAACTTGCGCCGGCACTGGGACGACAAATTTAATTGCGTACTCGTTTATAACGCCCTCCCTCACGTAAAACAATTCCGCCTGGAGACCTGGAACAAAAGACAAGCGTTGCTTCTTTTACaagaaagtttcttctttccaccGTCGCTGTTAATATTCTACCGGCGATCGCTATTGCGAGTGGACTACTAACGAGGTGCATCGCCCAATTGACGATCCCCGGTTACGATGAAAGCCGAGATAGGGCAATGGTAAATATTTGTTATGCATTTCTTTCCTTACCGGCTGATATTTATATTCCACCAGCGCTGTGGACGG
The sequence above is drawn from the Ptiloglossa arizonensis isolate GNS036 chromosome 1, iyPtiAriz1_principal, whole genome shotgun sequence genome and encodes:
- the Dnt gene encoding tyrosine-protein kinase Dnt; this translates as MLLKLAVLLSVLVRPGASYFNLFLSQAEVRKLMGLQAELFYVREGVINEYAIKFVVPVPAQVHKLHFTWENLAGRPLPYAMSVDISNPSALSSSLNISQAGEIPVGGLQTWALALHCGPYDAEVDLSLRINVSLSRRNTTSLDFRRKKICLKDKSNVGAEEVLVAASGTTSGGQVFYAAIGCACAFIAAILVLVIAYYVRDKKARRHRDPLQESRGLSSACSVERSTGVGPAQTFLSSETPPPASATSTSTYRRLDDRPSRELHERIQEITVQRCRVRLLSIEMEGTFGRVYRGSYHEEGASSPRDVLVKTAAEHASQSQVALLLREGLALYGLSHPALLPVLGVSIEDRSAPFLLYPHTGYKNMKRFLLRCKLSSEGPSRALTTQEVVEMALQAAKGVQYLHRKRLVHRDLAARNCVVDDDLRVQITDNALARDLFPQDYHCLGDNENRPIKWLAIESLLNKTFSTASDVWAFGVLLWELTTLAQQPYVEVDAFEMASYLRDGYRLAQPINCPDELFAVMAYCWAMSADERPTFSQLIVCLQDFHTQLTRYV